A window from Dama dama isolate Ldn47 chromosome 11, ASM3311817v1, whole genome shotgun sequence encodes these proteins:
- the TRABD2A gene encoding metalloprotease TIKI1: protein MSGPVCQMGRIERARRSGENIMMAHEGKTKLRKWSLLSPGGFQTTASPAFLNFHIICLCEVLSLKGAGRASCCGTFLRSLALPLQKPIASSAILATEVPAPEALVPEAGSMGRSLSLPHLSLSRSAHLPGIAPGKFQKKWRRPQQTQGLGQFSDQWVRLEEK from the coding sequence AGCTAGGCGATCTGGAGAGAATATAATGATGGCacatgaaggaaaaacaaagcttCGAAAGTGGTCTCTTCTTTCTCCTGGTGGCTTCCAGACCACGGCCTCCCCAGCCTTCTTAAACTTTCACATTATCTGCCTTTGTGAGGTGCTGAGCCTTAAAGGTGCTGGGAGGGCATCATGCTGTGGGACCTTCCTTCGATCCCTCGCCCTTCCTCTCCAGAAACCCATTGcctcttctgccatcttggctaCGGAAGTGCCCGCCCCTGAAGCGCTAGTACCGGAAGCTGGATCTATGGGGCGCTCACTGTCGCTGCCGCACTTGTCTCTGTCCAGAAGTGCCCACCTGCCAGGGATAGCACCAGGAAAGTTCCAGAAGAAGTGGAGGCGGCCGCAGCAAACGCAGGGCCTCGGGCAGTTTAGCGACCAGTGGGTGCGACTGGAAGAGAAGTGA